CATTTTGAAGGGTCTCCTTCAGCTCTGGTAATAGAGCCATCTCTTCGCGAATCCTCTGCGCTTCTGCCTCCAACAAATCTATTTCATTCGGGATTTGGTAGAGACTGATACTTTGATCAATATTTGGCAGGATCGGCTGCCGGTCTAAAAACACGACCCATATCAGCACCGCCAACAAAGCGATAGCGCCTAAAACGCCTACAGAAATACGCCATCTAATACGGATTCTACGACTCACAGTGTATCGCTAACAGAAATGCAGAGCGAATAAACCTTAAAAGAGTAGTTAGAAGCTAGAAGGCAGCAGTTAGGAGCTGAACATCCGTGCTTGGAAATATCCTACAGCGTCAACTGCCGATTATTAGGATAAAGTCACTACACAGATCGAAACCGCTTCGCGGATCCGCGACACCAATGCTAGAAAACAGAATCAAAGCACAACACGCCCTCTTCATCCGTAGCGGACTGGCGAAGCCATTTCGGCCACATTAACCTCAGTCACTTCACAGATCGAAACCGCTTCGCGGATCCGCGACACCAATGCTAGAAAACGGAATCATAGCACAACACGCCCTCTTCATCCGTAGCGGACTGGCGAAGCCATTTCGGCACATCAACCTCAGTCACTGCACAGATCGAAACCGCTTCGCGGATCCGCGACACCAATGCTAGAAAACGGAATCAAAGCACAATACGCCTCTTCATCCGTAGCGGACTGGCGAAGCCATTTCGGCACATTAACCTCAGTCACTGCACAGATCGAAACCGCTTCGCGGATCCGCTACACTAGACGAATCATTCCCAGGCTCCTCTGGCCTAAAGATTCCGAATCCCAGCGGACTGCTTCATGGCTTCCAACTGCTGCTCCATCGCCGCTGCCTTTTCAGGATAGTCCGCAATGATGTTGGTCGTTTCGCTGGGATCCTCTTTCAAATTATACAAGGACTTAGGAATCGGAGCACGTTTTCCAAAGCCCGGCTTTGAATATTCAATAAATTTCCAATCGCCCTGTCGGAGCGCCAAGTTTGCGGACTCCTCAATCATAGATTCCTGCCCCTTGGGATCTGTGCCCATGAAGGCGGCCAGCGTATCGCGGCTGTCGCGCGCTTCATCTGCAGGCAGATCTAGTCCGAGCAGCGCTGCAAATGAGGCGATAAAGTCGATCTGATTGACCAATGCGGCCGAGGTGCCGGGCTCTATCTTGGCGGGCCAGCGCACAATGAATGGCACGCGCGTGCCACCCTCGTAAATCTGATATTTGCCCCCTCGGTAGATTCCAGATCCGTCATGGCCGCGATCGACCTCGCCGTTAGAGCGCTTCACTTTAGTGCCATCAGCATAGCCGTCGTCATACACGGGGCCATTGTCGCTGGAGAAAATTACAATGGTATTTTCCGTTAACCCATGTGCTTCCAAGGCCTGTAAGATTTGACCAGTTGACCAGTCGAACTGCACCATCGCGTCACCGCGATAGCCCAGTTTTGTAGCGCCTTGAAAACGTGGATGCGGTGCACGGGGCACATGGATATCCTGAGAGGCAAAGTAGAGAAAGAATGGCTGATCCTTATGCTCAGCGATATACTGCTTCGCCTGTTCTACAAAGACATCGGCCATGGTTTCATCGTCCCACAGAGCGGATTTCCCTCCAGCCATATAGCCAATGCGCCCGATGCCATTGATGACGCTGTTGTTATGGCCGTGCGTGCTTTTGTAATACGTCATCGCCTTCGGGTTCTTTCTCGCATCGGGATATTCCGTGCTGCCTGGGCGCACGATTGGTTTTTTCGCACTGACATAAATCGGGTCAGAAGGATCCAGATTGGCAACTCGGTGACCATCCAGATAAACGCACGGCACACGGTCGTTGGTTGAAGGCAGTAGAAAAGAAGAATCAAACCCGATCTCAAGCGGCCCTGGTTTTACCTCGCCATTCCAATCGACTGGTTGGTCTTTAGCACCGATACCTAAATGCCATTTTCCAATGACGCCTGTCGTATACCCGGCCTGTTGAAAGAGCTTAGGCAGCGTCAGAATGTTCGTTGATATACTCAACGGCGCATTCGGAGGAAGGATACGCACGCCGTCACGAAAGCCGTGGACGCCCGTTAGCATCGAATAGCGCGATGGCGTGCAGGTGGACGCTGCGCAATGTCCGTCTGTAAATACCAAGCCACCATTGGCAAGTTGATCAATGTTCGGCGTTGGAATCATTTCGGAGCCATAGACACCCACATCACCGAGCCCCACATCATCACCGTAAATAATGACCACATTCGGTCGGTCAGCGGCGTAGGCCACAGACACCACCATGGATATACATATAACTAAGAGATTCTTCATTATCATATTCCCTATTCTGAAACAAATTTAGGGTTCAGCTCCGTCGGCACTGGCGCATTCATATTGGCTCGCCACTGTTTTAACAAACGATGGAGCTCGGCCGCTTTTTCAGGCTGACTCGCTGCCACGTTCGTGCGTTCGCCGATATCGGCATCCAGATTGTAAAGCTCCAGACGGCCATCTTCGAAATATTCATGTAGCTTCCACTTTCCCACGCGAACCACCGAGCCTGGTCGTGTGCGGAAGTGCGTATCATGCGCGTCATCTATCTCTTTGGCATAAGATTGTAGGTAGATCGGAAAGTGCCAAAAGAGTGCACGCTCAGTAAACCCATCTTTCTGCTCAACTAAGGGCATCAAACTTTGGCCATCGAGTTCTTTGCCCTCTGGCGCTGGCAACCCAGCGACCTGCAGAAAGGTCGGGTAAAAATCGATCCCGCTGACAGGCGTCGCGCAAATAGATCCCGCCTCAATCTGACCTTTCCAAGCGACCACTAAAGGCACACGCAGGCCACCTTCGAAATACGAGCCCTTTCCAGAACGATAGGGATCTTGCTTTGAGAACTTACGAATCCCGCCATTGTCCGAGCTAAAGACGATCAGCGTGCGCTCCTTCAATCCGAGCGCATCCACTTCGTCGCATATTTTGCCAATGCCCTGATCCATTTTCTCGACCATGGAGGCATAGGTCGCATTGATTCCTTTTCCTTTATACTTATCAACCAGTTCCGGCACTGGCTGCAAGGGGGTGTGGACCGAATAAAAGGCCATATGCATGAAGAACGGCTGATCCTTGTGTCCGCGCATAAACCGGATTGCCTGATCCGCATAGATATCGACGCGATGCGTGCCTTTGGGATACTCGCGGCTGAAGCGTTTCATCGAACCGTTCTTAAACGGAGCAAAATACCCACCCGCAGGGCTACCTGTTTGATCCCCACCGATATTGATATCGATCCCTTGCTTCAAAGGATCTTTGCCAACATGCCATTTGCCGAGGTGAATCGTTTTGTAGCCTCCCGCCTGTAAGGCACTCGCCATGGTCAGGTTGTCGGG
The window above is part of the Lentimonas sp. CC4 genome. Proteins encoded here:
- a CDS encoding arylsulfatase gives rise to the protein MKNLLVICISMVVSVAYAADRPNVVIIYGDDVGLGDVGVYGSEMIPTPNIDQLANGGLVFTDGHCAASTCTPSRYSMLTGVHGFRDGVRILPPNAPLSISTNILTLPKLFQQAGYTTGVIGKWHLGIGAKDQPVDWNGEVKPGPLEIGFDSSFLLPSTNDRVPCVYLDGHRVANLDPSDPIYVSAKKPIVRPGSTEYPDARKNPKAMTYYKSTHGHNNSVINGIGRIGYMAGGKSALWDDETMADVFVEQAKQYIAEHKDQPFFLYFASQDIHVPRAPHPRFQGATKLGYRGDAMVQFDWSTGQILQALEAHGLTENTIVIFSSDNGPVYDDGYADGTKVKRSNGEVDRGHDGSGIYRGGKYQIYEGGTRVPFIVRWPAKIEPGTSAALVNQIDFIASFAALLGLDLPADEARDSRDTLAAFMGTDPKGQESMIEESANLALRQGDWKFIEYSKPGFGKRAPIPKSLYNLKEDPSETTNIIADYPEKAAAMEQQLEAMKQSAGIRNL
- a CDS encoding sulfatase, encoding MKPPLLSLLVLTTLALRAAPQAPNIIYINADDLGVMDVGFNNPIFETPNIDRLRSEGMLFTDAYAPAANCAPSRACVLSGQTGPRHGVYTVNSSERGKASQRKLVPTKNTLDLEPDNLTMASALQAGGYKTIHLGKWHVGKDPLKQGIDINIGGDQTGSPAGGYFAPFKNGSMKRFSREYPKGTHRVDIYADQAIRFMRGHKDQPFFMHMAFYSVHTPLQPVPELVDKYKGKGINATYASMVEKMDQGIGKICDEVDALGLKERTLIVFSSDNGGIRKFSKQDPYRSGKGSYFEGGLRVPLVVAWKGQIEAGSICATPVSGIDFYPTFLQVAGLPAPEGKELDGQSLMPLVEQKDGFTERALFWHFPIYLQSYAKEIDDAHDTHFRTRPGSVVRVGKWKLHEYFEDGRLELYNLDADIGERTNVAASQPEKAAELHRLLKQWRANMNAPVPTELNPKFVSE